One genomic segment of Flagellimonas marinaquae includes these proteins:
- a CDS encoding YihY/virulence factor BrkB family protein, with amino-acid sequence MSAAIEEQLEKIPVVNWIVQVLKKIKLKAFEGLSFYDLIEMYLMGIVKGALSSRASSIAFSIFLALFPLLIFLVTMIPFIIPYVSVGNENFDAQFLDFLESFLPSATSDYFGEIYQQIKDQKQGGLLSSAFILSIFLMANGVNAIFGGFENSYHVELTRNFFRQYAYALMVGLILSILLIVGAVAFVYFEFYIVEYTSEYLGKTLGYDVEKGDTIGIQVAKILFFLSLSYFTTAILYYFGTAEGRQARFFSAGALMTTLLFLLTSYLFGIYVEKFARYNELYGALGGLLILMVFIWLNSNILLLGFELNATLNSLKKRHEKQKDIQ; translated from the coding sequence ATGTCTGCAGCCATAGAAGAGCAGTTGGAGAAGATACCCGTGGTCAATTGGATTGTACAGGTATTGAAAAAGATTAAGCTCAAAGCTTTTGAGGGCCTCTCCTTCTATGATTTGATCGAAATGTATTTGATGGGAATTGTCAAAGGAGCACTTTCCTCGAGGGCCAGTTCCATCGCCTTCAGTATTTTTCTTGCTTTGTTTCCCCTGCTGATTTTTTTGGTAACTATGATTCCCTTTATTATTCCATACGTAAGTGTGGGCAATGAGAATTTCGACGCCCAGTTTTTGGACTTTTTGGAGTCTTTTCTCCCATCGGCAACGAGCGATTATTTCGGAGAAATCTATCAACAGATCAAAGATCAAAAACAAGGGGGGTTATTGTCTTCTGCATTTATATTGTCCATCTTTTTGATGGCCAACGGTGTGAATGCCATATTTGGAGGATTTGAGAACTCCTATCATGTGGAGTTGACGCGTAATTTTTTTCGTCAATATGCGTATGCCCTGATGGTTGGGTTGATTCTTTCCATTTTATTGATCGTAGGTGCTGTTGCCTTTGTGTATTTTGAATTCTACATTGTCGAATACACCAGTGAATATTTAGGAAAAACATTGGGCTATGATGTGGAAAAAGGCGACACCATTGGAATACAGGTAGCCAAAATATTGTTTTTTCTTAGTCTTTCTTATTTCACAACGGCCATACTTTACTATTTTGGAACGGCAGAAGGCAGGCAAGCCCGATTTTTTTCCGCAGGTGCGTTAATGACCACCCTTTTATTTTTATTGACGTCCTATCTGTTCGGAATTTATGTTGAAAAATTTGCTCGTTACAACGAACTCTATGGTGCTTTGGGTGGATTATTGATATTAATGGTGTTTATTTGGTTAAATTCCAATATCTTATTATTGGGCTTTGAACTGAACGCAACCCTCAACTCATTAAAAAAAAGACATGAAAAACAGAAGGACATACAATAA
- the nadC gene encoding carboxylating nicotinate-nucleotide diphosphorylase, translating into MISEAQFQKELDLIIANAVREDVGDGDHSSLACIPSTAKGKAKLLVKDQGIIAGVEFAKKVFTYVDPQLKTEILLEDGTPVKYGDVVFYVEGNSQSILKAERLVLNAMQRMSAIATKTKGYVSILESTGTKILDTRKTTPGIRALEKWAVKIGGGENHRFALYDMIMLKDNHIDFSGGITNAIQKTRDYLKETGKDLKIIVEARNLEEVDEILKSEGVYRILLDNFDYDQTREAVKRIGNKCLTESSGGITMETLRKYAECGVNYISSGALTHSVHNMDLSLKAV; encoded by the coding sequence ATGATTTCCGAAGCACAATTTCAAAAAGAACTAGATCTGATCATTGCCAATGCCGTTAGGGAAGACGTTGGCGACGGAGACCACAGTTCCTTGGCCTGTATTCCCTCAACTGCAAAAGGAAAGGCCAAACTCCTTGTAAAAGACCAAGGTATTATTGCAGGTGTGGAATTTGCAAAAAAAGTCTTTACCTATGTAGACCCACAACTGAAAACGGAAATTTTGTTGGAGGACGGCACCCCCGTTAAATACGGAGATGTCGTTTTTTATGTGGAAGGAAACTCGCAAAGCATTCTAAAGGCCGAACGCTTGGTGCTCAATGCCATGCAACGTATGAGCGCCATTGCCACAAAAACAAAAGGATATGTAAGTATTTTGGAAAGTACGGGCACCAAAATTCTGGACACACGAAAAACTACCCCGGGGATTAGGGCCCTAGAAAAATGGGCAGTAAAGATAGGAGGGGGAGAAAACCATCGGTTTGCCCTCTACGATATGATCATGCTCAAGGACAACCACATCGATTTTTCTGGAGGTATTACCAATGCCATTCAAAAAACAAGGGATTACCTTAAAGAAACAGGAAAGGACCTTAAAATTATCGTGGAGGCCAGAAATTTAGAGGAGGTGGACGAGATATTAAAATCCGAAGGGGTCTACAGAATACTCTTAGATAATTTTGATTACGATCAAACCCGCGAAGCGGTCAAAAGAATAGGAAATAAATGTCTTACGGAATCTTCCGGAGGTATAACAATGGAAACCCTGAGAAAATATGCCGAATGCGGCGTAAATTATATTTCTTCGGGAGCCTTGACCCATTCCGTACACAACATGGACCTAAGTTTAAAAGCCGTTTAA
- the rlmH gene encoding 23S rRNA (pseudouridine(1915)-N(3))-methyltransferase RlmH, with product MQITLIAIGKTDKSELEELIAIYEKRLKHYIKFQMNIIPDIKNRKNLSEPQQKEKEGELILGQLQPTDTLILLDEKGKQYTSVDFAQFLQKKMNSGIKNLVLAIGGPYGFSDAVYSKSAGKISLSKMTFSHQMVRLFVVEQIYRGFTILRNEPYHHQ from the coding sequence ATGCAGATTACTTTGATCGCCATAGGAAAAACCGATAAGTCTGAACTTGAAGAACTTATAGCCATATACGAAAAACGGTTGAAGCATTATATCAAGTTTCAAATGAATATTATTCCAGATATAAAAAACAGAAAAAATCTTTCGGAACCCCAGCAAAAAGAAAAAGAGGGCGAACTTATCCTTGGTCAATTGCAACCTACGGACACCTTGATCCTTCTTGATGAAAAAGGAAAACAATACACCTCTGTTGATTTTGCCCAGTTCTTGCAGAAAAAGATGAACAGTGGCATTAAAAATCTTGTGTTGGCCATTGGTGGACCTTATGGTTTCAGCGATGCCGTTTATTCCAAAAGCGCCGGAAAAATCAGTTTATCCAAAATGACGTTTTCCCATCAAATGGTGCGATTGTTCGTAGTTGAACAAATTTATCGGGGGTTCACCATTCTCAGGAACGAACCCTATCACCACCAATAA
- the serA gene encoding phosphoglycerate dehydrogenase produces the protein MVETGRKYVFDFDSTLTRVEALDVLAEMTLQGNPKRDEIVSEIQKITNLGIDGDISFTESLERRIRLLDANKKDLEDLVTELRQKISKSIEANKQFFYEYSEDIYVISCGFKEFIDPIVKEYNIPSERVFANTFTFDEAGNITGFDETNVLATHNGKIECLKNLDLDGEVQVIGDGYSDYVMREAGIAHKFFAYTENVHREKAANNADHVAPNLDEFLFVNDLPRNLSYPKNRIKILLLENVHPAAFENLSEEGFSVELIKTSLSEEDLIERIKGVHVLGIRSKTQVTQKVLDAADKLLVVGAFCIGTTQIDLEYSKKKGVVVFNAPYSNTRSVVELAIGQTIMLMRSIFPRSTEIHNGEWNKTAAGSQEVRGKNLGIVGYGNIGKQMSVLAEAMGMKVYYYDVNDQLALGNAVKCDTLESLLNVSDVVTLHVDDNKANKNFIGKREIDQMKDGAKLINLSRGFVVDIEALADALESGKLGGAAIDVYPSEPRSNGSFKTPLQGLSNVILTPHIGGSTEEAQRDIADFVPNKIMDYINSGNTVDAVNFPNIRLPKQNGVHRFLHIHRNVPGIMAKINEVLAQYGLNISGQYLSTDSEVGYVITDLDKEYNKEVIKALKKIENTIKFRVLY, from the coding sequence ATGGTAGAGACAGGGCGCAAATATGTGTTCGATTTTGATAGTACCCTCACAAGGGTTGAGGCGTTGGATGTTTTGGCGGAAATGACACTGCAAGGAAATCCAAAGAGAGATGAAATAGTGTCGGAAATCCAAAAAATCACCAATTTGGGGATCGATGGCGACATATCTTTTACGGAATCGTTGGAACGCAGAATCCGATTGCTGGATGCGAACAAAAAAGATCTAGAAGATTTGGTGACCGAACTGCGTCAGAAAATTTCCAAATCCATAGAAGCCAACAAGCAGTTTTTTTATGAATATTCCGAAGATATTTATGTAATCTCCTGCGGGTTCAAGGAATTTATAGACCCAATTGTTAAAGAATACAACATTCCATCCGAAAGAGTGTTTGCAAACACCTTTACTTTTGATGAAGCTGGCAATATAACAGGTTTCGACGAAACCAACGTGCTTGCCACCCACAACGGAAAAATAGAATGTTTAAAAAACTTGGATTTAGATGGCGAGGTCCAGGTGATCGGCGACGGCTATAGCGATTATGTAATGCGCGAGGCCGGGATAGCCCATAAATTTTTCGCCTATACCGAAAATGTGCATCGAGAAAAGGCTGCCAATAATGCCGACCACGTAGCACCTAACCTAGATGAATTTTTATTTGTGAACGATTTGCCAAGAAACTTATCATACCCCAAGAACAGAATCAAGATCCTTTTATTGGAAAATGTCCACCCGGCTGCATTCGAAAACCTATCGGAAGAAGGGTTTTCAGTGGAACTGATCAAGACCAGTTTATCCGAAGAAGACCTCATCGAGCGAATCAAAGGGGTGCATGTACTAGGAATTAGGTCCAAGACACAGGTTACCCAAAAAGTGTTGGATGCCGCCGATAAGTTATTGGTGGTCGGAGCTTTTTGTATCGGAACCACCCAAATCGATTTGGAATACAGCAAAAAGAAAGGCGTAGTGGTCTTCAATGCACCGTACAGCAATACCCGTTCCGTAGTGGAACTGGCCATTGGACAGACCATTATGCTCATGCGGAGCATTTTTCCCAGAAGTACGGAAATCCATAATGGCGAGTGGAACAAAACCGCAGCCGGTTCGCAAGAAGTACGTGGAAAAAATTTAGGTATAGTTGGTTACGGGAATATAGGAAAACAAATGTCCGTTTTGGCAGAAGCCATGGGGATGAAGGTGTATTACTACGATGTTAACGATCAGCTGGCATTGGGTAACGCAGTAAAATGTGACACCTTGGAGAGTTTGCTCAATGTTTCGGATGTTGTTACCCTGCATGTAGATGATAACAAGGCCAATAAAAATTTTATAGGTAAGCGTGAAATCGACCAAATGAAAGATGGAGCCAAACTTATTAATCTTTCCAGAGGGTTCGTAGTGGATATAGAAGCTTTGGCCGATGCACTGGAAAGTGGAAAATTGGGCGGAGCGGCGATAGATGTTTACCCATCCGAGCCACGTAGTAATGGAAGCTTTAAAACACCATTGCAAGGATTGTCCAACGTAATCCTAACCCCTCATATTGGTGGTAGCACCGAAGAAGCACAACGAGATATTGCCGATTTTGTGCCCAACAAAATAATGGATTACATAAATTCTGGAAATACCGTAGATGCGGTTAACTTCCCGAATATTAGGTTGCCTAAACAAAATGGAGTCCATCGATTTTTACATATACACCGGAATGTTCCCGGAATAATGGCCAAGATAAACGAAGTGTTGGCACAATATGGACTCAATATTTCTGGACAATATCTGTCTACAGATAGCGAAGTTGGTTACGTGATCACCGATTTGGACAAAGAATACAATAAGGAAGTGATCAAGGCGCTCAAGAAAATCGAGAACACCATTAAGTTTAGGGTTTTATATTAA
- a CDS encoding methyltransferase family protein: MKLKVPPALVMLIFGGTMFLLDRFLPVGEFDFFGRNQLAWILFVLGVIVGLLAVLQFWTGKTSLDPMHPQKTSRLMTKGVYNFSRNPMYLGLLLLLLALGLWLGNAFNTLVSAGFVSYMNHFQIQPEEDMLQQKFGKEYRFYCKLTRRWF, from the coding sequence ATGAAATTAAAAGTACCGCCAGCTTTGGTGATGTTGATTTTTGGAGGGACAATGTTCCTTCTGGATAGGTTTTTGCCAGTAGGTGAGTTTGATTTTTTTGGCAGGAACCAACTGGCTTGGATACTTTTTGTCTTAGGAGTAATAGTAGGATTATTGGCCGTGTTGCAATTTTGGACGGGAAAAACAAGTTTGGATCCCATGCACCCTCAAAAAACCAGCAGGTTGATGACCAAAGGGGTTTACAATTTTAGCAGGAACCCTATGTATTTGGGGCTTTTGCTACTACTATTGGCTTTAGGCCTTTGGCTGGGCAATGCTTTTAATACCCTTGTGTCGGCTGGTTTTGTGTCCTATATGAACCATTTTCAAATACAACCGGAAGAAGATATGCTCCAACAAAAGTTTGGTAAGGAGTACCGTTTCTACTGTAAATTAACCCGGCGATGGTTCTGA
- a CDS encoding non-canonical purine NTP diphosphatase yields MKLVFATHNDHKLKEVQQLLPKNIQLLSLKDIDCFDEIPETGDTLEENAKIKADHITQTYGLNCFSDDTGLLVDALNGAPGVYSARYAGGQKDASDNMQKLLNELNGKNNRKAHFKTVVHLNLNGEVHAFEGTVEGVITDREQGKGGFGYDPIFKPNGFDKTFGELPSDVKNSISHRGRAIRKLVEFLKKNAT; encoded by the coding sequence TTGAAACTAGTTTTTGCCACACATAACGACCATAAGCTGAAAGAAGTTCAGCAATTGCTTCCGAAAAATATCCAACTACTGTCATTAAAAGATATTGATTGTTTTGACGAAATTCCCGAGACGGGGGATACATTGGAAGAAAACGCCAAAATTAAGGCAGATCACATTACCCAAACCTATGGTTTGAACTGTTTCTCGGATGATACCGGCCTACTTGTGGATGCATTAAATGGAGCTCCCGGAGTATACTCGGCCAGATATGCGGGGGGACAAAAAGATGCCTCGGACAATATGCAGAAATTGTTAAACGAGTTGAACGGAAAAAATAATCGGAAAGCACATTTTAAGACCGTAGTACATCTTAATCTAAATGGAGAAGTCCACGCTTTTGAAGGAACGGTCGAAGGCGTCATAACGGATAGAGAACAAGGAAAAGGAGGGTTTGGCTACGACCCCATCTTTAAACCAAATGGATTCGATAAAACCTTTGGCGAACTGCCTTCCGATGTAAAAAACTCCATTAGTCACCGTGGTAGGGCGATTCGAAAATTGGTGGAATTCTTAAAAAAGAACGCCACTTAG
- a CDS encoding DEAD/DEAH box helicase, producing MTKFEALGLDKPLLDAISDLGFESPSEVQEKSIPILLEQETDLVALAQTGTGKTAAFGFPMIQKIQSDSRTTQGLILSPTRELCLQITNELKLYSKYIKGLNVVAIYGGASITEQARQIKRGAQIVVATPGRMKDMIGRNMVDISKIDYCVLDEADEMLNMGFYEDIKDILSNTPQEKLTWLFSATMPKEVATIAKKFMYKPVEITVGSKNAGASTVQHEYYVVGGRDRYAALKRLADANPGIFSVVFCRTKRDTQRVAEKLIEDGYNAGALHGDLSQNQRDLVMNSFRKKQVQMLVATDVAARGIDVDDVTHVINYQLPDEIETYTHRSGRTGRAGKSGISMVIVTRSELRKIKAIEKKIQQDFISKKIPDGIEICEIQLYHLANKIKETKVNQEIDSYLPAINDVLEGIDREELIKKIFSVEFTQFYNYYSKTKDLNTQDSGREKGGASGDIPSEGSVRYFINVGERDGYDWMSLKDFLRDTLNLEKEDVYNVDTKDSFSFFNTDAQLTEFILQTFTDFKLEGRFINVEVSKNPGGGGGKGGKKRRNRKGGGSSRRGGNKSYKGGKKGGYGKKGGKKKQGFY from the coding sequence ATGACAAAATTTGAAGCCTTGGGGTTGGACAAACCCCTATTGGATGCTATTTCCGACCTTGGATTTGAATCCCCCTCCGAAGTACAAGAAAAATCAATCCCAATTTTATTGGAGCAGGAAACCGATTTGGTTGCCCTGGCCCAAACAGGAACTGGAAAAACTGCTGCATTTGGATTTCCTATGATCCAGAAGATCCAATCGGACAGCAGGACCACTCAAGGATTGATCCTCTCCCCTACACGTGAGCTCTGCTTGCAGATAACGAACGAATTAAAACTATACTCCAAATACATAAAAGGACTCAATGTGGTGGCCATTTACGGTGGCGCAAGCATTACCGAACAGGCCCGACAGATAAAAAGAGGTGCACAGATCGTTGTAGCTACCCCTGGCCGTATGAAGGACATGATCGGCCGAAATATGGTGGACATTTCCAAAATTGATTATTGTGTTCTGGATGAAGCCGATGAAATGCTGAACATGGGCTTCTATGAAGATATTAAGGACATTTTATCCAACACCCCGCAAGAAAAGCTAACATGGCTCTTTTCGGCAACCATGCCAAAAGAAGTGGCAACCATTGCCAAAAAGTTCATGTACAAACCTGTGGAAATTACAGTTGGTTCCAAAAATGCCGGAGCTTCCACAGTACAGCACGAATATTATGTTGTTGGAGGCCGTGATCGTTATGCAGCCCTAAAACGTTTGGCCGATGCCAATCCAGGTATCTTCTCCGTAGTTTTCTGTAGAACCAAAAGGGATACACAACGTGTTGCGGAAAAATTGATTGAGGACGGTTACAATGCCGGAGCACTACATGGTGATTTGAGCCAGAACCAACGGGATCTGGTCATGAACTCGTTCCGAAAAAAACAAGTACAGATGTTGGTAGCTACCGATGTTGCCGCGCGTGGAATTGATGTTGACGATGTAACCCACGTTATCAACTACCAGTTACCCGATGAAATAGAGACCTATACCCACCGTAGTGGTCGAACGGGACGCGCCGGCAAATCCGGAATCTCCATGGTAATTGTGACCCGCTCGGAGTTGAGAAAGATCAAGGCGATAGAGAAAAAAATACAACAGGATTTTATCTCCAAAAAAATTCCCGATGGTATTGAAATCTGTGAGATACAATTATACCATTTGGCCAATAAGATCAAAGAAACCAAGGTCAATCAAGAAATTGACAGTTATTTGCCCGCCATCAACGATGTTTTGGAAGGGATAGATCGCGAAGAACTCATCAAAAAAATATTCTCGGTAGAGTTTACCCAATTCTACAACTATTACAGTAAGACCAAAGATCTAAACACCCAGGATTCCGGAAGGGAGAAAGGTGGGGCGTCCGGGGATATTCCGTCCGAAGGATCCGTACGATACTTTATCAATGTTGGTGAACGCGATGGTTATGATTGGATGAGCTTGAAAGACTTCCTAAGAGATACCTTGAACTTGGAAAAAGAAGACGTCTATAATGTGGACACCAAGGATTCTTTCTCCTTTTTCAACACCGATGCACAACTTACCGAGTTTATTCTTCAAACCTTTACAGACTTTAAACTGGAAGGACGTTTTATAAATGTTGAAGTGTCCAAAAACCCGGGCGGTGGCGGCGGAAAAGGAGGTAAAAAACGTCGCAATCGAAAAGGCGGCGGCAGTAGCCGAAGAGGAGGCAACAAGTCCTACAAAGGAGGAAAAAAAGGAGGGTACGGCAAAAAAGGAGGCAAGAAAAAACAGGGCTTTTATTAG
- a CDS encoding carboxypeptidase-like regulatory domain-containing protein produces the protein MRRLLLILLSLIPLLGFSQIEDDENQVVKEFSATVINAQTEFPLESVHVVNLNQVKGTITNPEGKFTIPAAVNDTLYFSYLGFKTQKVRVTNDMIRFGNTEIALTELAYALEEVIVTPYQLTGYLEIDVKNLPINNAYQYSISGLNTSYEAGNKSPSAVTKVLGAILNPADLLRNLFGKKPRQMRKLRQIKEDDNIRDLLASKFDRETLTELLQLEKVDIEDILNNCNYSKSFIKTANDLQILDAISSCYEEYKVLNRN, from the coding sequence ATGAGAAGATTACTACTTATACTATTGTCCCTAATCCCACTACTTGGTTTTTCTCAAATTGAAGATGATGAAAACCAAGTAGTAAAGGAGTTTTCCGCAACGGTGATCAATGCCCAGACCGAGTTTCCTTTAGAAAGTGTGCACGTGGTCAACCTTAATCAGGTCAAGGGTACCATTACCAATCCTGAAGGTAAGTTTACCATTCCTGCTGCAGTGAACGATACTTTGTATTTTTCCTACTTGGGCTTTAAGACCCAAAAAGTAAGGGTGACCAACGATATGATCCGTTTTGGGAATACCGAGATTGCGTTGACAGAGCTTGCCTACGCCCTTGAAGAGGTTATTGTAACCCCATACCAACTAACAGGCTATTTGGAAATTGACGTAAAAAATCTGCCGATCAACAATGCATACCAATACAGTATTTCTGGACTAAACACCAGCTACGAGGCAGGAAACAAAAGTCCTAGTGCAGTTACCAAGGTGTTGGGTGCTATTTTAAATCCTGCAGACCTGCTCAGAAATCTGTTTGGTAAAAAACCGCGGCAAATGCGAAAGCTCCGCCAAATTAAAGAAGATGACAACATTCGGGACCTGCTGGCTTCAAAATTCGATAGAGAAACACTAACCGAACTTCTTCAATTGGAAAAAGTCGATATCGAGGACATACTCAACAATTGCAATTATTCAAAATCCTTTATAAAAACAGCAAACGACCTTCAAATTTTGGACGCAATTTCCAGCTGCTACGAGGAATACAAAGTCCTAAACAGGAACTAA
- a CDS encoding alpha-amylase family glycosyl hydrolase: MKKLLVVLSILSLFTGCKKTQKKQQAPPTIVKETTKKEAPFVWEGANVYFLLTDRFNNGNPNNDVNFDRTEETGVLRGFEGGDIVGITQKIEEGYFTDLGINAIWFTPVVEQIHGATDEGTGNTYGYHGYWAKDWTSVDPNFGTKKDLENLVKTAHKHGIRILLDVVLNHTGPVTEKDPVWPDDWVRTGPNCEFTTYENTTACTLVENLPDILTESDTAVELPDALLAKWKKEGRLSKELDELQLFFERTGYPRAPRYYIIKWLTDYINDLGIDGFRVDTVKHVNENAWTDLYTEASYAFETWKKKHQDQILDDNPFYMVGEVYNYGVSGGREFDFGNKKVDFFDHGFKSLINFELKNDADNNYETIFKKYNKLLNTKLKGKSVLNYLTSHDDGAPYDKDRTKPYRSANVLLLTPGASQVYYGDETARSLTIEGTQGDATLRSFMNWEDLDSIPETQKIHEHWQKLGRFRNNHPAVGAGKHNRLSKSPYVFSRTYINGDYKDKVAIGLDLPKGKKSLSVKGFFGDGTKLFDTYSETEVIVTNGKVVLDNDFDIALLELIE, encoded by the coding sequence ATGAAAAAATTGCTTGTTGTTTTGTCTATACTATCCCTATTTACTGGCTGCAAAAAGACTCAAAAAAAGCAGCAAGCCCCGCCAACAATTGTAAAGGAAACAACCAAGAAAGAAGCTCCTTTTGTATGGGAAGGTGCCAACGTGTACTTTTTGCTCACCGACCGTTTCAACAACGGAAATCCCAATAACGATGTAAATTTTGATAGAACCGAAGAGACTGGAGTGCTACGAGGCTTTGAGGGAGGTGATATCGTAGGAATTACCCAAAAAATAGAAGAAGGTTACTTTACCGATTTGGGCATAAATGCCATCTGGTTTACCCCGGTAGTGGAACAAATTCATGGAGCGACCGACGAGGGAACGGGAAATACGTATGGTTATCACGGCTATTGGGCCAAGGACTGGACTTCAGTAGACCCGAATTTTGGCACTAAAAAAGACCTGGAAAATTTAGTAAAGACCGCCCATAAACATGGAATCCGAATTCTTTTGGATGTAGTTCTGAACCATACCGGACCTGTAACCGAAAAGGATCCTGTTTGGCCTGATGATTGGGTGAGAACCGGACCCAACTGTGAGTTTACAACATACGAGAACACCACCGCATGCACCTTGGTGGAAAACTTACCGGATATATTAACAGAGTCCGATACCGCTGTGGAATTGCCCGACGCGCTTTTGGCCAAATGGAAAAAAGAAGGCAGGCTGAGCAAAGAGCTTGATGAACTTCAATTATTTTTTGAGCGCACCGGATATCCCCGTGCGCCCCGTTATTATATTATCAAATGGCTTACGGACTACATCAACGACCTAGGAATTGATGGTTTTAGAGTGGACACTGTAAAACACGTAAACGAAAATGCTTGGACCGATCTGTATACCGAGGCTTCCTACGCTTTTGAAACATGGAAGAAAAAACACCAAGATCAAATCTTGGACGACAATCCATTTTACATGGTCGGGGAAGTATACAATTACGGAGTCTCCGGAGGTCGCGAGTTCGATTTTGGAAATAAAAAGGTAGACTTTTTTGATCACGGGTTTAAAAGCCTCATCAATTTTGAGCTAAAAAATGATGCGGACAACAACTACGAGACCATTTTTAAAAAGTACAACAAATTGCTCAACACCAAACTTAAGGGCAAAAGTGTACTTAATTATTTAACATCGCATGACGATGGGGCCCCTTACGACAAGGACCGAACCAAGCCGTACCGATCCGCCAATGTACTTTTATTGACCCCAGGGGCATCCCAGGTGTATTATGGGGATGAAACAGCAAGAAGCCTTACCATTGAAGGAACACAGGGAGACGCCACCCTTCGCTCGTTTATGAATTGGGAGGATTTGGACAGTATTCCCGAGACACAGAAAATACATGAACACTGGCAAAAATTGGGCAGGTTCAGAAACAATCACCCTGCTGTAGGTGCCGGCAAACACAACCGATTGTCAAAATCCCCTTATGTATTTTCCAGAACCTACATAAATGGGGATTACAAGGATAAAGTGGCAATAGGATTGGATTTGCCCAAAGGAAAAAAGTCACTTTCTGTAAAAGGTTTCTTTGGCGATGGCACCAAATTGTTCGACACTTACTCCGAAACCGAAGTAATCGTAACCAATGGAAAAGTAGTTTTGGACAACGATTTTGACATTGCCCTGCTCGAACTTATAGAATAA
- a CDS encoding VOC family protein, producing MENNLVGWFEIPVTDMDRAKKFYDTVFQIEIQLQDLGGTKMGWFPRTEGKQGSSGSLIQNKDWYTPSETHGVLIYFSSADVNNELGRIEDAGGKILQNKTQISPDIGYMALFSDTEGNRLALHSRQ from the coding sequence ATGGAAAATAATTTGGTGGGCTGGTTCGAAATACCGGTAACGGATATGGATCGGGCGAAAAAATTTTATGATACTGTCTTTCAGATCGAGATACAATTACAGGACCTTGGCGGAACCAAAATGGGCTGGTTTCCGCGGACCGAGGGTAAACAGGGATCTTCCGGGTCGCTCATTCAAAATAAAGATTGGTACACACCTAGCGAAACCCATGGTGTGCTTATTTACTTTTCCAGTGCGGATGTAAACAACGAACTGGGCCGTATCGAGGATGCCGGGGGCAAAATATTACAGAACAAAACACAGATAAGCCCGGACATTGGTTATATGGCCTTGTTTAGCGATACCGAGGGCAACCGGTTGGCCCTTCACTCCAGACAATAG
- a CDS encoding SRPBCC family protein: protein MLLLYILLALVLLIGILAMIAPKNYDVSRSIEIHRPKAVVFEYLKFLKNQDEWSPWGKKDPNMQKEFTGTDGEVGATNYWNGNKEVGEGEQEITKIVDGERIESELRFLKPFKSTADAYITTKEIEADITKVVWGFSGKNKFPMSIMMLFMNMDKAVGKDFEEGLASLKEILENQ from the coding sequence ATGTTGCTATTATATATCCTCCTCGCTTTGGTGCTTTTGATCGGTATTCTTGCCATGATCGCACCTAAAAATTACGATGTTTCCCGATCCATAGAAATTCACAGGCCCAAGGCTGTTGTTTTTGAGTATTTAAAATTCTTGAAAAATCAAGATGAATGGTCTCCATGGGGCAAAAAAGATCCCAATATGCAAAAAGAGTTTACTGGAACGGATGGTGAAGTAGGGGCAACCAATTATTGGAATGGAAATAAAGAAGTAGGGGAAGGGGAGCAGGAGATTACCAAAATAGTCGATGGTGAACGTATAGAAAGTGAACTCAGGTTCTTAAAGCCATTTAAATCCACTGCGGATGCATATATTACCACCAAAGAAATAGAGGCTGATATCACCAAGGTGGTCTGGGGATTTTCAGGAAAGAACAAATTCCCGATGAGCATTATGATGTTGTTCATGAATATGGACAAAGCTGTGGGAAAGGATTTTGAAGAAGGATTGGCAAGCCTTAAAGAGATTTTGGAAAATCAATAG